A single Anopheles arabiensis isolate DONGOLA chromosome X, AaraD3, whole genome shotgun sequence DNA region contains:
- the LOC120905449 gene encoding BTB/POZ domain-containing protein KCTD12, protein MSAFPEVVELNVGGTAYAVSLKTLLAEEGSWLQDTFGGGSPPPDLPVDARGHYFIDRDGGLFRHVLDYLRDPARYAVPIGFLERDRLRREAEHYRLPGLIELLGKQAPGCITVGYRGSFQFGRDGLADVKFRKITRLLVHGRVALCREVFGDTLNESRDPDHGGSDRYTARFFLKHVFIEQAFDMLQEQGFRLVASCGSGTAGSVSENLKPGVDTEENRWNHYNEFVFVRD, encoded by the coding sequence ATGAGCGCGTTCCCGGAGGTGGTCGAGCTGAACGTCGGCGGTACCGCGTACGCCGTCAGCCTGAAGACGCTGCTCGCCGAGGAGGGCTCCTGGCTGCAGGACACGTTCGGCGGGGGCAGCCCGCCGCCCGACCTGCCCGTCGACGCCCGCGGCCACTACTTCATCGACCGCGATGGCGGCCTGTTCCGGCACGTGCTGGACTATCTGCGCGATCCGGCACGGTACGCCGTGCCGATCGGGTTCCTCGAGCGCGACCGGTTGCGCCGCGAGGCCGAACACTACCGGCTGCCCGGGCTGATCGAGCTGCTGGGCAAGCAGGCGCCGGGCTGCATCACCGTCGGCTACCGGGGCAGCTTCCAGTTCGGGCGGGACGGGCTGGCCGACGTGAAGTTCCGCAAGATCACGCGCCTGCTGGTGCACGGGCGGGTCGCCCTCTGCCGGGAGGTGTTCGGCGACACGCTGAACGAGTCGCGCGACCCGGACCACGGCGGCTCGGACCGATACACGGCCCGGTTCTTCCTGAAGCACGTGTTCATCGAGCAGGCGTTCGACATGCTGCAGGAGCAGGGCTTCCGGCTGGTGGCCAGCTGCGGCTCCGGTACGGCCGGTTCCGTCTCGGAAAACCTCAAGCCGGGCGTCGACACGGAGGAAAACCGCTGGAACCACTACAACGAGTTTGTCTTCGTGCGCGACTAA
- the LOC120905452 gene encoding probable glutathione peroxidase 2, with the protein MFLLGRRLLTGPRGAAVGATVGLLGTAMVAINLLSSPAGVAACSAAQPPVAGADGKVASSVYDFTANDIDGKPVQLGQYRGKVLIIVNVASNCGYTDGHYKEFNQLYKEYEAKGLRILAFPCNQFGGQEPGTNAEIKQFAVGRGAKYDLFAKVDVNGDEAHPLWQYLKQRQGGTLVDAIKWNFTKFLVDRNGQPVGRYGPTTSPLEMRNELEKYLNQ; encoded by the exons ATGTTTCTGTTGGGACGCCGCCTGCTAACTGGACCGCGCGGTGCTGCCGTCGGCGCTACCGTCGGGCTGCTCGGCACGGCAATGGTTGCCATCAACTTGCTCTCCTCACCGGCCGG CGTTGCTGCCTGCTCGGCGGCGCAGCCACCGGTTGCCGGTGCGGACGGGAAGGTGGCCTCCTCCGTGTACGACTTTACCGCGAACGACATCGACGGGAAGCCGGTGCAGCTCGGCCAGTACCGGGGCAAGGTGCTGATCATCGTAAACGTGGCGTCCAACTGTGGCTACACCGACGGGCACTACAAGGAGTTCAACCAGCTGTACAAGGAGTACGAGGCGAAGG GATTGCGCATTTTGGCGTTCCCGTGCAACCAGTTCGGCGGTCAGGAGCCGGGCACGAACGCCGAGATCAAGCAGTTCGCGGTCGGCCGGGGCGCCAAGTACGACCTGTTCGCGAAGGTGGACGTGAACGGGGACGAGGCGCACCCGCTGTGGCAGTATCTGAAGCAGCGCCAGGGCGGCACGCTGGTCGATGCGATCAAGTGGAACTTCACCAAGTTCCTGGTCGACCGGAACGGGCAGCCGGTGGGACGCTACGGACCCACCACCAGCCCGCTCGAGATGCGCAACGAGCTGGAGAAGTACCTCAACCAGTAA
- the LOC120905446 gene encoding fibrinogen-like protein A: MDDSAKSHQMLLLILLAVLVGPSAAALAPSTRDNTSLHERLAALESTITSRDEELAKMLQLLLANQREILRLLQQDTPKVFCATDGTQHQPPAQPTRPCTRDHSFTNSLHPGTLQPPGNATAPSTAAYRQEAHPAGTHPRSCREIPDGMSGEELIYPSAGPAGPGEPLEVYCDQDFEDGGWIVIQNRFDGFVNFNRSWEKYRDGFGDIGTEYWLGLDEIHRLTVAVPHEIAFVAESFKGERRWARYSLFEIGGETDRYRLQKLGVYSGTLGDEFTYNLGMQFSTYDQDHDQYGDVNCAHRTAAGWWHRSCTRINLNGLYGNESGVRFAYWLDWLHLQGLKRTRIMIREIKKRRK, translated from the exons ATGGACGATAGCGCGAAAAGCCACcagatgctgctgctcatACTGTTGGCGGTGTTGGTGGGCCCATCGGCGGCAGCGTTGGCGCCCAGCACGCGCGACAATACCTCCCTGCACGAGCGCTTGGCGGCGCTCGAGAGCAC CATAACGTCCCGAGACGAGGAGCTCGCCAagatgctgcagctgctgctcgccaATCAGCGCGAAATACTCCGCCTTCTCCAGCAAGACACGCCCAAAGTGTTCTGCGCAACGGACGGCACGCAGCATCAACCACCGGCGCAACCGACGCGCCCCTGCACCCGTGACCACTCGTTCACCAACTCGCTCCATCCGGGAACGCTCCAGCCGCCGGGCAACGCTACCGCGCCCTCGACCGCCGCCTACCGCCAGGAAGCGCACCCGGCCGGCACGCATCCGCGCAGCTGCCGCGAAATCCCGGACGGCATGTCGGGCGAGGAGCTGATCTACCCGTCGGCCGGCCCGGCCGGCCCGGGCGAACCGCTCGAGGTGTACTGCGACCAGGACTTCGAGGACGGCGGCTGGATCGTGATCCAGAACCGGTTCGACGGGTTCGTCAACTTCAACCGGAGCTGGGAGAAGTACCGCGACGGGTTCGGCGACATCGGCACCGAGTACTGGCTCGGGCTGGACGAGATCCACCGGCTCACCGTGGCGGTGCCGCACGAGATCGCGTTCGTGGCCGAATCGTTCAAGGGCGAGCGGCGCTGGGCCCGCTACAGCCTGTTCGAGATCGGGGGCGAAACGGACCGGTACCGGCTGCAGAAGCTCGGCGTCTACTCCGGCACGCTCGGCGACGAGTTCACGTACAATCTCGGCATGCAGTTCTCGACGTACGACCAGGACCACGACCAGTACGGCGATGTGAACTGTGCGCACCGGACGGCGGCCGGCTGGTGGCACCGGAGCTGCACCCGCATCAACCTGAACGGGCTGTACGGGAACGAGTCGGGCGTGCGGTTCGCCTACTGGCTCGACTGGCTCCATCTGCAGGGGCTGAAGCGTACCCGCATCATGATACGGGAGATAAAGAAGCGCCGCAAGTAG